A window of the Streptomyces griseochromogenes genome harbors these coding sequences:
- a CDS encoding class I SAM-dependent methyltransferase → MSTPAPKPEILAAFEAAKGFMPVDEGLALYAAAVEAGGLGLPLLEVGTYCGRSTVLLADAARAAGVTALTVDHHRGSEEQQPGWDYHDPETVDPEIGLMDTLPTFRRTLHRAGLEEHVVALVGRSPQIAKIWNSPLGFVFVDGGHTDEHATADYEGWAPHVAEGGYLVIHDVFPHPEDEFTGQAPYRVYLRALESGAFTETSVTGSLRVLRRTRTGI, encoded by the coding sequence ATGTCCACCCCCGCACCCAAGCCCGAGATCCTGGCCGCGTTCGAGGCCGCCAAGGGATTCATGCCCGTGGACGAGGGGCTGGCCCTGTATGCGGCCGCTGTGGAGGCGGGCGGGCTGGGTCTCCCTCTCCTGGAGGTCGGCACGTACTGCGGACGCTCGACCGTCCTGCTCGCCGACGCGGCCCGCGCGGCCGGTGTCACCGCGCTCACCGTCGACCACCACCGGGGCAGCGAGGAGCAGCAGCCGGGCTGGGACTACCACGACCCGGAGACGGTGGACCCCGAGATCGGCCTGATGGACACGCTGCCGACGTTCCGCCGGACCCTGCACAGGGCGGGCCTGGAGGAGCACGTGGTCGCGCTGGTCGGCCGCTCGCCGCAGATCGCGAAGATCTGGAACTCCCCGCTCGGTTTCGTCTTCGTCGACGGCGGTCACACCGACGAGCACGCCACCGCCGACTACGAAGGCTGGGCGCCGCATGTCGCGGAGGGCGGGTACCTCGTCATTCACGACGTCTTCCCGCACCCCGAGGACGAGTTCACCGGCCAGGCGCCCTACCGGGTCTACCTGCGCGCGCTGGAGTCGGGCGCGTTCACGGAGACCTCCGTGACGGGATCGCTGCGCGTGCTGCGGCGGACCCGGACGGGGATCTGA
- a CDS encoding N-acetylmuramoyl-L-alanine amidase produces MSYVGPDFDPPQPRRPRRGPLTVALAALVPGALLGWLVYEAVGGSGGSGGSDKAGASASAASPSTARPWSAPAADDGKQASRSPSSPAPDGSLKGKVVVIDPGHNPGNFQHTAEINRPVDIGTNKKECDTTGTSTNSGYTEARFTLDVAHRLRAILEEQGATVKLTHDGDSPPWGPCVDERAHIGNAAHADAAISIHADGSAEGNRGFHVILPASVHAGAADTRPIVGPSRDLGERVAGNFLRVTGEPPSNYEGDGTGLVTRQDLGGLNLSTVPKVFIECGNMRDSKDSARLTSDAWRQKAAQGISEGIVSFLRES; encoded by the coding sequence GTGTCGTACGTAGGCCCGGACTTCGATCCCCCACAGCCCCGCCGGCCTCGGCGCGGGCCGCTGACCGTCGCGCTCGCCGCGCTGGTGCCCGGTGCCCTGCTGGGCTGGCTGGTGTACGAGGCGGTGGGCGGGTCCGGGGGTTCGGGCGGCTCGGACAAGGCGGGGGCCTCGGCCTCCGCGGCCTCGCCGAGCACGGCCAGGCCCTGGTCCGCGCCCGCCGCCGACGACGGCAAGCAGGCGAGCCGCTCTCCGTCGTCCCCGGCGCCCGACGGGTCCCTGAAGGGCAAGGTCGTCGTCATCGACCCGGGCCACAACCCCGGCAACTTCCAGCACACGGCGGAGATCAACCGCCCGGTGGACATCGGCACGAACAAGAAGGAGTGCGACACCACCGGCACGTCCACCAACTCGGGCTACACGGAAGCCCGGTTCACACTGGACGTGGCCCACCGGCTGCGCGCGATCCTGGAGGAGCAGGGCGCCACCGTGAAACTGACGCACGACGGGGACAGCCCGCCCTGGGGCCCCTGCGTCGACGAGCGGGCCCACATCGGCAACGCGGCGCACGCGGACGCCGCCATCTCCATCCACGCCGACGGCTCGGCCGAGGGCAACCGGGGCTTCCACGTCATCCTTCCGGCATCCGTGCACGCCGGCGCCGCCGACACCCGCCCCATCGTCGGGCCCTCCCGCGATCTGGGCGAGCGCGTCGCGGGCAACTTCCTGCGCGTGACGGGCGAACCCCCCTCCAACTACGAGGGCGACGGTACCGGTCTCGTCACACGTCAGGACCTGGGCGGTCTCAATCTGTCAACAGTCCCCAAGGTCTTCATCGAGTGCGGCAACATGCGGGATAGCAAGGACTCGGCACGGCTGACCAGCGACGCCTGGCGGCAGAAGGCCGCGCAAGGGATCTCTGAGGGAATCGTGAGTTTCCTGCGCGAGTCCTGA
- a CDS encoding LLM class F420-dependent oxidoreductase: MRLGLALGYWGRGPDAGHVALAQEAERLGYGSVWTAESWGSDAFTPLTWIAARTSTIGLGTGVAQMAARSPTTTAMHALTLDHLSGGRMTLGLGLSGPQVVEGWYGRPFPKSPLTATREYVDIVRQVLRRQAPVESDGRFHPLPYRGADGTGLGKALKSITHPLRRDLPVLLGAEGPKNVAQTARIADGWLPLYWAPTRPEVYGEAVRELPEGFVVAPMARVKVCDDVAEGLLPVKAMLGFYIGGMGHAARNFHADLMARMGYGEAARRIQDLFLAGRREEAVLAVPDAFADEISLVGPRERIAERLELWRKGPVTDLLALSPDPHTLRVLAELNG, encoded by the coding sequence ATGCGGCTCGGTCTGGCACTCGGCTACTGGGGGCGCGGTCCGGACGCCGGTCATGTGGCGCTGGCCCAGGAGGCGGAGCGGCTCGGGTACGGCTCGGTGTGGACGGCCGAGTCCTGGGGCTCGGACGCCTTCACGCCGCTGACCTGGATCGCCGCGCGGACGTCGACGATCGGGCTGGGTACGGGCGTTGCCCAGATGGCGGCGCGTTCCCCGACCACCACCGCGATGCACGCGCTCACCCTGGACCATCTCTCCGGGGGGCGGATGACGCTGGGGCTGGGTCTGTCGGGCCCACAGGTGGTGGAGGGCTGGTACGGCCGCCCGTTCCCGAAGTCGCCGCTGACCGCGACGAGGGAGTACGTGGACATCGTGCGGCAAGTGTTGCGGCGCCAGGCGCCGGTGGAGTCGGACGGGCGCTTCCATCCGCTGCCGTACCGGGGGGCGGACGGCACGGGTCTGGGCAAGGCGCTGAAGTCGATCACCCATCCCCTGCGGCGCGATCTGCCCGTCCTGCTGGGTGCGGAGGGCCCCAAGAACGTCGCCCAGACCGCCCGGATCGCCGACGGCTGGCTGCCGTTGTACTGGGCGCCGACCCGGCCCGAGGTGTACGGGGAGGCGGTGCGGGAGCTGCCCGAGGGGTTCGTGGTCGCGCCGATGGCGCGGGTGAAGGTGTGCGACGACGTCGCCGAGGGGCTGCTGCCCGTGAAGGCGATGCTCGGCTTCTACATCGGCGGGATGGGGCACGCGGCACGCAACTTCCACGCCGATCTGATGGCCCGCATGGGCTACGGGGAAGCGGCGCGGCGCATCCAGGACTTGTTCCTGGCCGGGCGGCGCGAGGAGGCGGTGCTGGCGGTGCCGGACGCGTTCGCCGACGAGATCTCCCTGGTCGGCCCACGCGAACGCATCGCGGAGCGGCTGGAGTTGTGGCGGAAGGGCCCGGTGACGGACCTGCTGGCCCTGTCACCGGACCCGCACACACTCCGGGTGCTGGCGGAGCTGAACGGCTAG
- a CDS encoding prenyltransferase/squalene oxidase repeat-containing protein codes for MTTPRTEHLVLPGVLTAEQAAATVRGILAVQREDGAIPWFRGHHLDPWDHTEAAMALDAAGEHEAAERAYLWLAAHQNEDGSWYAAYADGAHDDVTDRARESNFVAYIAVGVWHHYLSTGDDTFLDRMWPCVYAAVEWVLRLQRPGGQIGWRREDDGTPTADALLTGSSSIHQALRCALAIADQREEPQPDWELAVGALRHAIRRHPERFLDKDRYSMDWYYPVLGGALTGAEAKSRIEADWDRFVVPGLGVRCVVPNPWVTGGESSELALALWAMGESDRALEILQSIQHLRDTDSGLYWTGYVFDDDAIWPRELTTWTAGSLLLAVAALGGHDATCAVFGGEHLPSGLAPDCCR; via the coding sequence GTGACCACCCCCCGGACAGAACACCTCGTCCTGCCCGGGGTCCTCACCGCCGAGCAGGCCGCCGCGACCGTACGCGGCATCCTCGCCGTGCAGCGGGAGGACGGCGCGATCCCGTGGTTCCGAGGGCACCACCTCGACCCGTGGGACCACACCGAGGCCGCGATGGCGCTGGACGCGGCGGGCGAGCACGAGGCCGCCGAGCGTGCCTACCTCTGGCTCGCCGCCCACCAGAACGAGGACGGCTCCTGGTACGCGGCCTACGCCGACGGGGCCCATGACGACGTCACCGACCGTGCCCGCGAGTCGAACTTCGTCGCCTACATAGCCGTAGGCGTCTGGCACCACTACCTGTCCACCGGCGACGACACGTTCCTGGACCGCATGTGGCCGTGCGTCTACGCGGCCGTGGAGTGGGTGCTGCGGCTGCAGCGGCCCGGAGGCCAGATCGGCTGGCGGCGCGAGGACGACGGCACGCCCACCGCGGACGCGCTGCTCACCGGCAGCTCCTCGATCCACCAGGCCCTGCGGTGTGCGCTCGCCATCGCCGACCAGCGCGAAGAGCCGCAGCCGGACTGGGAACTGGCGGTGGGCGCGCTGCGCCATGCGATCCGCCGCCACCCCGAGCGCTTCCTGGACAAGGACCGCTATTCGATGGACTGGTACTACCCGGTCCTCGGCGGTGCGCTGACCGGCGCGGAGGCCAAGTCCCGCATCGAGGCGGACTGGGACCGCTTCGTCGTGCCCGGTCTGGGCGTGCGCTGTGTGGTGCCCAACCCCTGGGTGACCGGCGGCGAGTCCAGCGAACTGGCCCTCGCCCTGTGGGCGATGGGCGAGTCGGACCGCGCCCTGGAGATCCTCCAGTCCATCCAGCACCTGCGCGACACGGACAGCGGCCTGTACTGGACGGGCTACGTCTTCGACGACGACGCGATCTGGCCCCGCGAACTCACCACCTGGACGGCCGGCTCACTCCTGCTGGCCGTCGCCGCGCTCGGCGGTCACGACGCCACCTGCGCGGTCTTCGGCGGCGAACACCTGCCGTCCGGGCTCGCCCCCGACTGCTGCCGCTGA
- a CDS encoding class I SAM-dependent methyltransferase gives MLTVDFSRFPLAPGDRVLDLGCGAGRHAFECYRRGAQVVALDQNAEEIREVAKWFAAMKEAGEAPEGATATAMEGDALALPFPDESFDVVIISEVMEHIPDDKGVLAEMVRVLRPGGRIAVTVPRYGPEKVCWALSDAYHEVEGGHIRIYKADELLAKVREAGLKPYGTHHAHALHSPYWWLKCAFGVDNDKALPVKAYHKLLVWDIMKKPLATRIAEQALNPVIGKSFVLYATKPHLPRLAETEAETEISEAAAK, from the coding sequence GTGCTGACCGTCGACTTCTCCCGGTTCCCGCTCGCCCCCGGCGACCGTGTCCTGGACCTCGGCTGCGGGGCCGGCCGGCACGCCTTCGAGTGCTACCGGCGCGGCGCGCAGGTCGTGGCGCTCGACCAGAACGCCGAGGAGATCCGCGAGGTCGCCAAGTGGTTCGCGGCGATGAAGGAGGCCGGCGAGGCACCGGAGGGCGCGACCGCGACCGCGATGGAGGGCGACGCCCTCGCGCTGCCCTTCCCGGACGAGTCCTTCGACGTCGTCATCATCTCCGAGGTGATGGAGCACATCCCCGACGACAAGGGCGTGCTCGCCGAGATGGTGCGCGTGCTCAGGCCCGGCGGCCGGATCGCCGTCACCGTGCCGCGCTACGGCCCCGAGAAGGTCTGCTGGGCGCTGTCCGACGCCTACCACGAGGTCGAGGGCGGCCACATCCGCATCTACAAGGCCGACGAACTGCTGGCCAAGGTCCGCGAGGCGGGCCTGAAGCCGTACGGCACCCACCACGCGCACGCCCTGCACTCGCCGTACTGGTGGCTCAAGTGCGCCTTCGGCGTGGACAACGACAAGGCGCTGCCGGTCAAGGCGTACCACAAGCTGCTGGTCTGGGACATCATGAAGAAGCCGCTGGCCACCCGGATCGCCGAGCAGGCGCTGAACCCGGTCATCGGCAAGAGCTTCGTCCTCTACGCGACCAAGCCCCACCTGCCCCGGCTCGCCGAGACCGAGGCCGAGACCGAGATCTCCGAGGCGGCCGCCAAGTGA
- a CDS encoding glycosyltransferase family 4 protein, with product MTAEASQAGPRPDLAADGERPLSIALLTYKGNPFCGGQGVYVRHLSRELAHLGHRVEVIGSQPYPVLDEGHEGLSLTELPSLDLYRQPDPFRTPKRDEYRDWVDALEVATMWTGGFPEPLTFSLRARRHLRARRGEFDVVHDNQTLGYGLLGDIGAPLVTTIHHPITVDRQLELDAAEGWQRRYSVRRWYAFTRMQKRVARRLPSVLTVSGTSRQEIVDHLGVRDDRIHVVHIGADTDLFAPNPGVAEVPGRIITTSSADVPLKGLVFLVEALAKVRTEHPAAHLVVVGKRPEEGPVAQAIERYGLDGAVDFVKGISDAELVDLIRSAEVACVPSLYEGFSLPAAEAMATGTPLVATTGGAIPEVAGRDGETCLAVPPGDAGALAAGLSRLLGDPELRTRLGRAGRERVLERFTWARAAEGTVSRYREAIARSAVAEPGRPAIAASAAQTASTTDTGISSESRATC from the coding sequence GTGACCGCTGAGGCCAGTCAGGCGGGTCCCCGACCGGACCTCGCCGCCGACGGCGAGCGACCCCTGAGCATCGCGCTTCTCACCTATAAAGGGAACCCGTTCTGCGGCGGCCAGGGCGTCTACGTACGGCACCTCTCGCGTGAGCTGGCCCACCTCGGCCACCGGGTCGAGGTCATCGGCTCACAGCCGTATCCCGTGCTGGACGAGGGCCACGAGGGTCTGAGCCTGACCGAGCTGCCGAGCCTCGACCTCTACCGCCAGCCCGACCCCTTCCGCACCCCGAAGCGGGACGAGTACCGGGACTGGGTCGACGCCCTCGAAGTCGCCACCATGTGGACCGGCGGCTTCCCCGAGCCGCTGACGTTCTCCCTGCGTGCCCGCCGCCATCTGCGTGCCCGCCGCGGCGAGTTCGACGTCGTCCACGACAACCAGACGCTCGGGTACGGGCTGCTGGGCGACATCGGCGCGCCCCTGGTCACCACCATCCACCACCCCATCACCGTCGACCGGCAGCTGGAGCTGGACGCGGCCGAGGGCTGGCAGCGCCGCTACTCCGTGCGCCGCTGGTACGCCTTCACCCGGATGCAGAAGCGCGTCGCCCGCCGCCTGCCCTCCGTGCTCACCGTCTCCGGCACCTCCCGCCAGGAGATCGTCGACCACCTCGGCGTCCGCGACGACCGTATCCACGTCGTTCACATCGGCGCCGACACCGACCTGTTCGCGCCGAATCCGGGCGTGGCCGAGGTGCCCGGCCGGATCATCACCACCTCCAGCGCGGACGTGCCGCTCAAGGGCCTGGTCTTCCTCGTGGAGGCGCTCGCGAAGGTGCGCACCGAGCACCCGGCCGCCCACCTCGTCGTCGTCGGCAAGCGCCCCGAGGAGGGCCCGGTCGCCCAGGCCATCGAGCGCTACGGCCTCGACGGCGCCGTCGACTTCGTCAAGGGCATCTCCGACGCGGAGCTGGTCGACCTGATCCGCTCGGCCGAGGTCGCCTGCGTCCCCTCGCTCTACGAGGGCTTCTCACTGCCCGCCGCCGAGGCCATGGCCACCGGCACCCCGCTGGTCGCCACCACCGGCGGCGCCATCCCCGAGGTCGCGGGCCGCGACGGCGAGACCTGCCTGGCCGTGCCCCCGGGCGACGCGGGCGCGCTGGCCGCCGGCCTCAGCCGGCTGCTCGGCGACCCGGAACTGCGCACCAGACTCGGCCGCGCGGGCCGGGAGCGGGTGCTGGAGCGGTTCACCTGGGCCCGCGCCGCCGAGGGGACGGTCTCCCGCTACCGCGAGGCCATCGCCCGCTCCGCGGTCGCGGAACCCGGCCGCCCCGCGATCGCGGCGAGCGCTGCCCAGACAGCCTCCACGACCGACACCGGCATCTCTTCCGAAAGCAGGGCCACGTGCTGA
- a CDS encoding TetR family transcriptional regulator — MPAESKVEAHSARPSSPPLTERQEARRRRILHASAQLASRGGFDAVQMREVAESSQVALGTLYRYFPSKVHLLVATMQDQLEHMHGTLRKKPPAGDTAAERVAETLMRAFRALQREPHLADAMVRALTFADRSVSPEVDQVSRQTTVIILDAMGLEHPTPEQLSAVRVIEHTWHSALITWLSGRASIAQVKIDIETVCRLIDLTEPGASR; from the coding sequence ATGCCTGCGGAATCCAAGGTGGAAGCGCACAGCGCCCGGCCCTCCTCGCCGCCGCTGACCGAGCGGCAGGAGGCCCGCCGCCGCCGGATCCTGCACGCGAGCGCACAGCTGGCCAGCCGGGGCGGTTTCGACGCCGTGCAGATGCGCGAGGTCGCCGAGTCCTCGCAGGTGGCCCTCGGCACGCTGTACCGCTACTTCCCGTCCAAGGTGCATCTGCTGGTCGCCACCATGCAGGACCAGCTGGAGCACATGCACGGCACGCTGCGCAAGAAGCCGCCGGCGGGCGACACGGCGGCCGAGCGGGTCGCGGAGACTCTGATGCGGGCCTTCCGCGCCCTGCAGCGCGAGCCGCATCTGGCCGACGCCATGGTCCGCGCCCTGACCTTCGCCGACCGCAGCGTCTCCCCCGAGGTCGACCAGGTCTCCCGGCAGACCACGGTGATCATCCTGGACGCGATGGGCCTGGAGCACCCGACCCCCGAGCAGCTCTCCGCCGTCCGGGTCATCGAGCACACCTGGCACTCGGCCCTGATCACCTGGCTGTCGGGCCGCGCCTCGATCGCGCAGGTGAAGATCGACATCGAAACCGTCTGCCGCCTGATCGACCTGACGGAGCCGGGCGCCTCGCGCTGA
- a CDS encoding ferredoxin, with translation MGDRWHVEVDRSVCIGSAQCVHHAPDGFRLDSARQSHPADPDTDASEQILEAAESCPVEAIVITLVGSGEPVFPPED, from the coding sequence ATGGGCGACCGCTGGCACGTCGAGGTCGACCGGTCCGTGTGCATCGGCTCGGCCCAGTGCGTCCACCACGCCCCGGACGGCTTCCGCCTCGACTCCGCCCGCCAGTCCCACCCCGCCGATCCGGACACCGACGCGAGCGAGCAGATCCTGGAGGCGGCCGAGAGCTGCCCGGTGGAGGCGATCGTCATCACGCTGGTGGGGAGCGGGGAGCCGGTGTTCCCGCCCGAGGACTAG
- a CDS encoding aldehyde dehydrogenase, which yields MTELVEHGQLFIGGELSDPRGEDVIEVISPHTEEVIGRVPHACREDVDRAVAAARRAFDEGPWPRASPAERIEVVTRIKDGIAARHEEIARVISAENGSPYSWSVLAQALGAMMVWDAAIRVARDFTHEERRDGVLGPILVRREPVGVVAAVVPWNVPQFVAAAKLAPALLTGCAVVLKPSPESPLDAYLLGEIAREAGLPEGVLSILPADREVSEYLVGHPGIDKVSFTGSVAAGKRVMEVAARNLTRVTLELGGKSAAVVLPDADVATAVAGIVPAAWMNNGQACVAQTRILVPRARYDDYADAFARAASALKVGDPLDPATQVGPLVAQRQQRRNLDYIRIGQEEGAKILTGGGRPAGLEKGWYVEPTLFGDVDNSMRIAREEIFGPVICLLPYGDEQEAVKIANDSDYGLSGSVWTADVERGIEVARQVRTGTYSVNTFSLDMLGPFGGYKNSGLGREFGPEGYGEYLEHKMIHLPAGA from the coding sequence ATGACCGAGCTCGTGGAACACGGACAGCTGTTCATCGGCGGGGAGTTGAGCGATCCCCGGGGCGAGGACGTCATCGAGGTGATCTCCCCGCACACCGAGGAGGTCATCGGCCGGGTGCCGCACGCCTGTCGCGAGGACGTCGACCGGGCGGTGGCCGCCGCGCGCCGCGCGTTCGACGAGGGTCCCTGGCCGCGCGCCTCGCCGGCCGAGCGGATCGAGGTCGTCACCCGGATCAAGGACGGCATCGCCGCGCGGCACGAGGAGATCGCCCGGGTGATCTCCGCCGAGAACGGCTCCCCGTACTCCTGGAGCGTGCTGGCCCAGGCCCTCGGCGCGATGATGGTGTGGGACGCGGCGATCAGGGTCGCCCGGGACTTCACCCACGAGGAGCGCAGGGACGGGGTCCTCGGCCCGATCCTCGTGCGGCGCGAGCCGGTCGGCGTGGTCGCGGCCGTCGTCCCCTGGAACGTCCCGCAGTTCGTCGCCGCCGCCAAGCTCGCCCCCGCGCTGCTCACCGGCTGCGCGGTCGTACTCAAACCGTCCCCCGAGTCGCCGCTGGACGCGTACCTGCTCGGTGAGATCGCGCGCGAGGCAGGCCTGCCCGAGGGTGTGCTCTCCATCCTCCCCGCCGACCGCGAGGTCAGCGAGTACCTGGTCGGGCACCCCGGCATCGACAAGGTCTCCTTCACCGGCTCGGTCGCGGCCGGCAAGCGGGTCATGGAGGTGGCCGCCCGCAATCTCACCCGGGTCACGCTGGAGCTGGGCGGCAAGTCCGCGGCGGTCGTGCTGCCCGATGCGGACGTGGCGACGGCGGTCGCGGGCATCGTCCCGGCGGCCTGGATGAACAACGGACAGGCCTGTGTCGCCCAGACCCGCATCCTCGTCCCGCGCGCCCGCTACGACGACTACGCGGACGCCTTCGCCCGGGCGGCGAGCGCCCTGAAGGTCGGCGACCCGCTCGACCCGGCCACCCAGGTCGGCCCGCTGGTCGCCCAGCGGCAGCAGCGGCGCAATCTCGACTACATCCGCATCGGCCAGGAGGAGGGCGCCAAGATCCTCACCGGCGGCGGCCGCCCGGCGGGCCTGGAGAAGGGCTGGTACGTCGAACCGACCCTCTTCGGCGACGTGGACAACTCCATGCGGATCGCCCGCGAGGAGATCTTCGGCCCCGTGATCTGTCTCCTGCCCTACGGCGACGAACAGGAGGCTGTGAAGATCGCCAACGACTCGGACTACGGCCTGTCCGGCAGCGTGTGGACGGCCGACGTCGAACGCGGCATCGAGGTCGCCCGGCAGGTCCGTACCGGCACCTACTCCGTCAACACCTTCAGCCTGGACATGCTGGGCCCGTTCGGCGGCTACAAGAACTCCGGTCTGGGGCGGGAGTTCGGCCCCGAGGGCTACGGCGAGTACCTCGAACACAAGATGATCCACCTGCCGGCGGGGGCGTAG
- a CDS encoding HIT family protein produces MAHRLARALRRSNLRCEGVNLFLADGEAAFQEVFHVHLHVFPRFAGDGFRIHAEWRARERGELDESAGAVRAGLSALTPG; encoded by the coding sequence GTGGCTCACCGGCTCGCACGCGCGCTCCGCCGCTCGAACCTGCGGTGCGAGGGCGTCAACCTGTTCCTGGCCGACGGCGAGGCCGCCTTCCAGGAGGTCTTCCATGTGCACCTGCATGTCTTCCCCCGCTTCGCCGGAGACGGCTTCCGGATCCACGCGGAGTGGCGGGCGCGAGAGCGGGGCGAGCTCGACGAGAGCGCCGGCGCCGTCCGCGCCGGCCTCTCGGCACTCACGCCCGGGTGA
- a CDS encoding MBL fold metallo-hydrolase: MVKTFDHGGGTLSVQVPIPDNPLGYTLVYVVDTDRGPVLVDTGWDDPASWDTLAAGLADCGTSVADVYGVVVTHHHPDHHGLSGRVREASGAWVAMHAADAAIVRRAQRTRPERWYAYMADKLTAAGAPEEHVAPLRAARSRRRTLPGLSSALPDREIVPGELLGLPGRRLRAIWTPGHTPGHVCLHLEEKHPAGLPGHGRLFSGDHLLPEITPHIGLYEDPDDATVSDPLGDYLDSLERVGRLAAAEVLPAHQHSFTDAPGRVRELLAHHEQRLTGLLTLLSEPLTPWQLAERMEWNRPWPEIPYGSRTIAVSEAEAHLRRLVKLGRAEPVPGSDPVAYVAL, encoded by the coding sequence ATGGTGAAGACGTTCGATCACGGCGGGGGCACACTGTCCGTTCAGGTGCCCATTCCGGACAATCCCCTGGGCTACACGCTGGTGTACGTCGTGGACACCGACCGGGGGCCGGTGCTGGTCGACACCGGCTGGGACGATCCGGCGTCCTGGGACACGCTGGCGGCGGGGCTGGCGGACTGCGGTACCTCGGTGGCGGACGTGTACGGGGTCGTCGTCACACATCACCACCCGGACCACCACGGGCTGTCGGGGCGGGTGCGCGAGGCCTCCGGTGCCTGGGTGGCGATGCACGCGGCGGACGCGGCGATCGTGCGCCGGGCACAGCGGACGCGTCCGGAGCGCTGGTACGCGTACATGGCCGACAAGCTGACGGCCGCCGGGGCGCCCGAGGAGCACGTCGCTCCGCTGCGCGCCGCGCGTAGCCGCCGCCGTACCCTCCCCGGTCTCTCCTCCGCGCTGCCCGACCGTGAGATCGTCCCCGGCGAGCTCCTCGGTCTGCCCGGCCGCCGGCTGCGGGCGATCTGGACCCCGGGGCACACGCCGGGGCACGTCTGCCTGCACCTGGAGGAGAAGCACCCCGCCGGACTTCCGGGGCACGGGCGGCTGTTCAGCGGTGACCACCTCCTCCCGGAGATCACCCCGCACATCGGCCTGTACGAGGACCCCGACGACGCCACGGTGAGCGACCCCCTCGGTGACTACCTGGACTCCCTGGAGCGGGTGGGGCGCCTCGCCGCGGCCGAGGTGCTCCCCGCCCACCAGCATTCCTTCACCGACGCGCCCGGCCGGGTGAGGGAGTTGCTCGCCCATCACGAACAGCGCCTCACCGGCCTGCTGACCCTCCTGAGCGAACCGCTCACCCCCTGGCAGCTGGCCGAGCGCATGGAGTGGAACCGGCCCTGGCCCGAGATCCCCTACGGATCGAGGACCATCGCGGTCTCGGAGGCCGAGGCCCATCTGCGCCGTCTGGTGAAGCTGGGCCGGGCGGAACCGGTGCCGGGGAGCGACCCGGTGGCCTACGTGGCGCTGTGA